The Lacipirellula parvula genome window below encodes:
- a CDS encoding PEP-CTERM sorting domain-containing protein — protein sequence MKTLSSILSLSIVLACVGWCPQTSAEVIGADDFSESNGTAVNGKPADVGGAWSAPGAQTIVGGVLDTDQVGQHQGSFLDFTRALGAGEVLTLTFRSAESAGTMFDINGYAGMSLYVGGSEKLFIGDPGGGQPVNGWALDGFAGGGPSTYTGVGNEAVTGTFTYNFDTGFGRLAVSDGVNSASTTHNYDPGLALNRFRIQSGSSDAASISIDSFSVSAAQVPEPASIGLLAAGLLGGLACSRRR from the coding sequence ATGAAGACCCTGAGTAGCATCCTCTCCCTCTCGATCGTGCTGGCCTGCGTCGGCTGGTGCCCGCAAACCTCGGCAGAAGTCATTGGCGCCGACGACTTCAGCGAATCGAACGGTACGGCCGTGAACGGAAAGCCCGCCGATGTCGGCGGGGCTTGGTCGGCGCCCGGTGCGCAAACAATCGTCGGCGGCGTGCTCGACACCGACCAGGTCGGGCAGCATCAAGGGAGTTTTCTTGATTTCACTCGCGCTCTCGGAGCGGGCGAAGTTCTCACGCTCACCTTCCGCTCGGCCGAGTCGGCCGGAACGATGTTCGACATCAACGGTTACGCCGGCATGTCGCTCTACGTCGGCGGCAGCGAGAAACTTTTCATCGGCGATCCGGGCGGCGGTCAGCCGGTGAACGGCTGGGCTCTCGACGGGTTCGCCGGCGGCGGCCCCTCGACCTACACCGGCGTCGGCAACGAAGCCGTCACCGGCACGTTCACGTACAACTTCGACACCGGCTTCGGCCGGCTCGCGGTCTCCGACGGCGTCAACTCGGCGTCGACGACGCACAACTACGACCCAGGCTTGGCACTGAACCGCTTCCGCATCCAAAGCGGCAGCAGCGACGCCGCGTCGATTTCGATCGACTCGTTCAGCGTCTCGGCGGCTCAAGTTCCGGAGCCGGCGTCGATCGGCTTGCTGGCCGCCGGACTGCTCGGCGGCCTCGCTTGCTCGCGTCGGCGCTAA
- a CDS encoding PQQ-dependent sugar dehydrogenase: MKLSTLRATPREASRRLRLESLEQRCLLAGDVYLVNFGLAGSGLPNRFLDDTGQVFAAHGNGLSYGWSTDHTDQSRDRGVNADQRLDSLIHIEAGAKWEFQLPNGRYQVTASIGDAANPSTHTLRVEGTTAFNAVPLAANQFLQSTVTVNVLDGRLTLDSGAAPDKATRINYVYIVGVPSTANGVPAAPTIMEPSHDGHIANPSDVHMEAIGFSDPDGDTHQNSDWEIWTADANGQPVELAWTTIGIAGVERVHTHLGDGILVGAHAGQADLNYSTNYVMRVRFRDSAGSVSPWATRTFSTGAITQAFPLEIDDVATTPAPTWTNGAGGPVVLPAPIGVKPKLQLESPQGGVLLSIAGSNGAVNAVTNPAALALHVNPRIAVSGGAAGLTLAESDLTFVDGSGAERTVYLPAINVAANATAYFWVAADGATYYGAANQTAPDFSNLARSSILGFATLEPGYRIEVVASGLELPVNIAFVANPGPDPNDPKFYVTELYGNVKVVYNDGSIHSYATGLLNYNPTGAFPGSGEQGVAGIVVDPTTGDVIITRVRDTDGIEGGDHHPQVVRLHSIDEGRSSSGETVILDMVGETQGQSHQISDVSIGPDGKLYVHNGDGFDANTSLNLNSLRGKILRLNLNDTATTDNPFYNAADGITARDYVYAYGFRNPFGGSWRAADGKLYEVENGPGSNDRFAQVNRGASYGWNGNAASMTTNAIYNWDVPHAPVDVAFIQPQTFGGSGFPSSQQDVAFATESGPTWATGPQSQGKRIVKFKLDANGALLEGPTTFVEYVGQGKATIGGIVAGPDGLYFTDLYPDLNFQDPTATGARILRIKYVGTGAAPINFSGDHLAGTGPLSVQFTDKSASVGVTSWSWTFGDGGTSSLQNPTHIYTTPGVYDVTLTTVGTNGIQSLTRSAYVVAGYRPEDTNQDGVVNRAVDVANLIASWNRDTSALSTHAKLLAGDNNLDGRVDLDDAYRLLQALKAASAPVVTLPGDFNADGRVDGADFLAWQRNGGSQSDLNSWKQNFGAGDSAAAIASLVATENDSVNVPSTSETGVANLAAEVDAIAQSSLQEARSTDGRSYVWIAGVEGFRASVAFPTTTATTGRELAGDDINQCHYLERDQRFALPVASSAPQHAFIDGRVERRASRANRMELKDDAFASSHEEPWRWRRMNDLF, encoded by the coding sequence ATGAAGCTTAGCACCTTGAGAGCGACGCCGCGCGAGGCGTCGCGGCGACTTCGTCTGGAAAGCCTGGAACAGCGCTGCCTCCTCGCGGGGGACGTCTACCTCGTCAATTTTGGCTTGGCAGGCTCCGGGCTTCCCAATCGCTTTCTCGACGACACGGGCCAGGTCTTTGCCGCTCACGGTAACGGCCTCTCCTACGGTTGGTCGACTGATCACACCGATCAATCGCGCGATCGCGGGGTCAACGCCGATCAGCGTCTCGATTCGTTGATTCACATCGAAGCGGGCGCCAAGTGGGAGTTTCAGCTTCCCAACGGCCGCTACCAGGTGACCGCCTCGATCGGCGACGCAGCGAATCCCAGCACGCACACGCTGCGCGTCGAGGGAACGACGGCATTCAACGCCGTTCCGCTCGCGGCCAACCAGTTCTTGCAATCGACGGTTACGGTCAACGTCCTCGACGGTCGGCTGACGCTCGACAGCGGAGCGGCCCCCGATAAGGCGACGCGCATCAACTACGTCTACATCGTCGGCGTCCCGTCGACGGCGAACGGCGTCCCAGCCGCGCCGACGATCATGGAACCCTCCCATGACGGGCACATCGCGAACCCCAGCGACGTTCACATGGAAGCGATCGGCTTCAGCGACCCTGACGGCGATACCCACCAAAACAGCGATTGGGAAATCTGGACGGCCGACGCGAATGGCCAGCCGGTGGAACTCGCGTGGACGACGATCGGCATCGCCGGCGTCGAACGCGTCCACACTCACCTCGGCGATGGGATCCTCGTCGGCGCTCACGCGGGGCAGGCCGACCTCAACTATTCTACAAATTACGTGATGCGCGTCCGCTTCCGCGACAGCGCCGGTTCCGTAAGCCCGTGGGCGACTCGCACCTTCAGCACGGGCGCGATCACTCAGGCGTTCCCGCTGGAAATCGACGACGTGGCGACGACGCCCGCGCCGACATGGACAAATGGCGCCGGCGGTCCCGTCGTGCTGCCCGCGCCGATCGGAGTGAAACCCAAACTCCAACTCGAATCCCCGCAAGGCGGCGTGTTGCTGTCGATCGCCGGCAGCAACGGCGCCGTGAATGCAGTGACGAATCCAGCAGCACTCGCGCTGCACGTTAACCCGCGCATCGCCGTCTCCGGCGGCGCAGCGGGACTGACGCTCGCTGAATCCGATCTCACGTTCGTCGATGGATCGGGCGCTGAGCGGACCGTTTACCTGCCGGCAATCAACGTCGCGGCCAACGCGACGGCGTACTTCTGGGTCGCCGCCGACGGCGCGACCTACTACGGGGCCGCGAATCAAACAGCGCCCGATTTCTCGAATCTGGCTCGCTCCTCGATTCTCGGATTCGCGACGCTCGAGCCCGGCTACCGCATCGAAGTCGTCGCGTCCGGGTTGGAACTGCCGGTCAACATCGCGTTCGTCGCCAATCCTGGCCCCGATCCGAACGATCCAAAGTTCTACGTCACCGAACTCTACGGCAACGTCAAAGTCGTCTACAACGACGGCTCGATCCACAGCTACGCCACGGGCCTGCTGAACTACAACCCGACGGGCGCCTTTCCCGGTTCGGGCGAGCAAGGCGTCGCGGGCATCGTCGTCGATCCCACAACGGGCGACGTCATCATCACGCGCGTGCGCGATACGGACGGCATCGAGGGAGGCGACCACCACCCGCAAGTGGTGCGGCTGCACAGCATCGACGAGGGCCGCAGTTCCAGCGGCGAGACGGTCATCCTCGATATGGTCGGCGAAACACAGGGCCAGTCGCACCAGATTTCCGACGTCTCCATCGGCCCCGACGGCAAGCTCTACGTTCACAACGGCGACGGCTTCGACGCGAACACCTCGCTGAATCTGAATTCGCTGCGCGGCAAAATTCTTCGGCTCAACCTTAATGATACGGCGACCACCGACAACCCGTTCTACAACGCCGCCGACGGCATCACGGCCCGCGACTACGTCTACGCTTACGGGTTCCGCAACCCGTTCGGCGGTTCATGGCGGGCGGCGGACGGCAAACTGTACGAAGTCGAAAACGGCCCCGGCTCGAACGACCGCTTCGCGCAAGTCAATCGCGGCGCGAGCTACGGCTGGAACGGCAACGCTGCCTCGATGACGACCAACGCGATTTACAACTGGGACGTGCCGCACGCTCCGGTCGACGTCGCGTTCATCCAGCCGCAAACGTTCGGCGGCAGCGGCTTTCCGTCGTCGCAGCAAGACGTCGCCTTCGCAACCGAATCGGGCCCGACATGGGCGACCGGCCCGCAATCACAAGGCAAGCGGATCGTTAAATTCAAGCTCGACGCCAACGGTGCCTTGCTCGAAGGACCGACGACGTTCGTCGAATACGTCGGCCAAGGCAAAGCGACGATCGGCGGCATCGTCGCCGGGCCGGACGGACTCTACTTCACAGACCTCTACCCAGACCTCAACTTCCAAGACCCCACGGCCACTGGGGCACGCATATTGCGCATCAAGTACGTCGGCACGGGAGCGGCGCCGATCAACTTCTCCGGCGATCACCTGGCCGGCACAGGGCCGCTCAGCGTGCAGTTCACCGACAAGTCGGCCAGCGTCGGCGTCACCAGCTGGTCGTGGACGTTCGGCGACGGCGGCACGAGCAGCCTGCAGAACCCAACGCACATTTACACGACGCCCGGCGTCTACGACGTTACGCTGACCACCGTCGGCACGAACGGCATTCAATCGCTCACTCGCAGCGCCTATGTGGTCGCGGGCTACCGGCCCGAAGACACCAACCAAGACGGCGTCGTCAACCGCGCCGTCGACGTCGCCAACCTCATTGCGAGTTGGAATCGCGACACGAGCGCGCTCTCCACGCATGCGAAGCTGCTCGCAGGGGACAACAATCTCGACGGCCGCGTCGATCTCGATGATGCTTACCGGCTGCTGCAGGCGCTCAAAGCTGCCTCCGCGCCGGTGGTCACGCTGCCGGGCGACTTCAACGCCGACGGCCGCGTCGACGGAGCCGATTTTCTAGCGTGGCAACGCAACGGCGGCAGCCAGAGCGATCTCAATTCATGGAAGCAGAACTTCGGCGCCGGCGACTCGGCGGCAGCGATCGCATCACTCGTGGCAACCGAGAATGATTCTGTAAACGTCCCGTCGACCAGCGAAACCGGCGTCGCGAACTTGGCGGCGGAAGTCGATGCGATCGCTCAGTCGAGCCTGCAGGAAGCACGAAGCACCGACGGACGCAGTTACGTCTGGATTGCCGGCGTAGAAGGTTTCCGGGCGAGCGTTGCGTTCCCAACTACAACTGCAACTACAGGGCGCGAACTCGCAGGCGACGACATCAACCAATGCCATTACCTGGAGCGAGATCAACGCTTCGCACTGCCAGTCGCATCCTCGGCGCCCCAACACGCTTTCATCGACGGTCGCGTGGAACGCCGCGCGTCACGTGCAAATCGCATGGAGCTAAAAGACGATGCGTTCGCGTCCAGCCATGAGGAGCCATGGCGCTGGAGGCGAATGAACGACCTCTTTTAG
- a CDS encoding DUF1559 domain-containing protein: MKRSTVQSAFTLVELLVVIAIIGVLVALLLPAVQAAREAARRTQCKSSLKQMGLAALNLEGTHKHFPTGGWGWRYAGDPDRGFGSRQPGGWYFCILAYTEQNALWQLGADGNPNTITPVQRAGSKQRLQSAVSIFNCPSRRGADAYPFTNASDYFNADRPTNVGRNDYAGNAGSLSAYVLYSGPEPAGGTMPDAMASASEYGEYSVPFERPGRTTRLAGNGVVLALAEMRMAEISDGTSQTFFAGEKYIPAGEYDTSAWIGNDQGWDQGFDHDVVRWTKLPPAADGSSLAISADDAVTIYGSAHPSGCQMVNCDGSVVTVSYDADPTTFALRGSKDDGQPVSDSNL; this comes from the coding sequence GTGAAACGTTCAACTGTACAAAGCGCCTTTACGCTGGTCGAACTGCTGGTCGTTATCGCGATTATCGGCGTCTTGGTGGCGCTGCTACTGCCGGCGGTCCAAGCCGCGCGGGAAGCGGCTCGTCGCACCCAGTGCAAAAGCAGCCTGAAGCAAATGGGGCTCGCCGCGCTGAACCTGGAAGGAACTCACAAACATTTCCCCACCGGCGGCTGGGGCTGGCGTTACGCCGGCGACCCCGACCGCGGGTTCGGCAGCCGGCAACCAGGCGGATGGTACTTTTGCATCTTGGCGTATACCGAGCAAAACGCCTTATGGCAGCTCGGCGCCGACGGCAATCCCAACACGATCACGCCCGTCCAGCGCGCCGGCAGCAAGCAACGGCTGCAATCGGCGGTCTCGATTTTCAATTGCCCCTCCCGTCGAGGGGCCGACGCTTATCCGTTCACCAACGCCAGCGATTACTTCAACGCCGATCGGCCCACGAACGTTGGCCGCAACGACTACGCAGGCAACGCGGGCAGCCTATCGGCGTATGTCTTGTATTCAGGACCGGAACCGGCAGGCGGGACGATGCCCGACGCGATGGCATCGGCGTCGGAGTACGGGGAGTATTCCGTCCCTTTTGAGCGTCCCGGACGAACGACTCGTCTCGCCGGCAACGGCGTGGTGCTAGCCCTCGCAGAAATGCGGATGGCGGAAATCTCCGACGGCACGTCGCAAACCTTCTTCGCGGGCGAGAAGTACATTCCCGCGGGCGAGTACGACACCTCGGCTTGGATCGGCAACGACCAAGGCTGGGATCAAGGCTTCGACCACGACGTCGTGCGTTGGACCAAACTCCCGCCCGCCGCGGACGGCTCGTCGCTGGCCATCAGCGCTGATGACGCGGTGACGATCTACGGCAGCGCCCATCCCTCAGGCTGCCAGATGGTCAACTGCGATGGTTCGGTTGTGACGGTTTCGTACGACGCCGATCCGACGACCTTCGCGCTGCGAGGCTCGAAGGACGACGGCCAGCCTGTAAGCGATTCGAACCTGTAG
- a CDS encoding PEP-CTERM sorting domain-containing protein: protein MPLNRLRTFFSLFIAASCAATQVHGVVLVSDDFSSATSGTGWAAGNAWEALENGHATTLPTGGAHTTNFRDFATPLDASNAKTYIKVDYAQSVPGNGNEWGGLAFFTGTEGNAGNETFFMGNTAPSNYFSLDLKGGQIVNSPIPIDNKSHTLIAEIDTTGADDVYRFWVDNVNLSAPSATYTVVGGGPITGPWGTLRLGSQDDTTDLYDNLVIGTTAADVGLAASTLTLTVNRSTGAVSLNSPTALTNVVGYEIRSNDGALRPNQWTTVTGHYDSPGNGGNGSVDSNDPWTVLSTDPTNTTTLAEFSFSVAPGDGGTIGAAAVNLGTIWARSPFEDLSATVIVDQGGTQKHIGATVVYTGTGPAFGDLNGDGNLNAADWTLFKSGQGAVNGTLTPLAAYRKGDLNGDFSHTLQDFDLFAEAYDLVNGAGAFTAMVASVPEPSSFVLVLAGLAACVASRRRKVAVVAASLVVFAAVGAASNEAHAVILASDDFSAEGSGTDWAAGDNWDNVTGGVADTQFANAKFRAFATPIAPYDYNKLYVAFDFKLTSGAQWGGLAFFTGPTGGNETLFVGDPGQYNAYGVDLKQGQVLPANPLPAGVPATNTAFHRLIVELDFDNDLTAPFDDKYSFWVDGSDVNAPTYTTTIQNSPIAAPWQSLRLQSAGGGEWFQVDNLLITDDANLVFSPTLNLLVDKTTGNATIRNTTGTPIPISAYSIESAAGMLNSGTLAGDFNQSGAVDGADFLAWQRQYPALGATDLAAWKANFGASGPGTGGWSSLADQHPAGFPAGNGSGNGWEEGANPSATELAEYYLTGQSTVVAGANLGLGKAYSGGAAGAQDLQFIYRSNGELKVGTISYTGGGAVSAVPEPGCCWLAAMGATAIACRVRRVRAA, encoded by the coding sequence ATGCCCCTCAACCGGCTTCGAACTTTCTTCTCGCTCTTCATCGCCGCCAGTTGCGCTGCAACGCAAGTCCACGGCGTGGTCCTCGTCTCCGACGACTTTAGCAGCGCGACGTCGGGCACGGGCTGGGCGGCGGGCAACGCCTGGGAAGCGCTCGAGAACGGCCACGCCACGACGCTGCCGACGGGCGGTGCCCATACCACCAACTTCCGCGATTTCGCGACGCCGCTCGACGCCTCGAACGCTAAGACTTACATCAAAGTCGATTACGCCCAGTCGGTCCCCGGCAACGGCAACGAATGGGGCGGCCTGGCGTTCTTCACTGGCACGGAGGGCAACGCCGGCAACGAAACGTTCTTCATGGGCAACACGGCGCCGAGCAATTATTTTTCGCTCGATTTGAAGGGCGGGCAGATCGTTAACAGCCCCATACCGATCGACAACAAATCACATACGCTCATCGCCGAGATTGACACGACCGGCGCGGACGACGTCTATCGTTTCTGGGTCGACAACGTCAATCTCAGCGCTCCGTCGGCAACCTACACCGTTGTCGGCGGCGGGCCGATTACTGGGCCGTGGGGAACGCTGCGACTCGGCAGCCAAGACGACACCACCGACCTCTACGACAATCTCGTGATCGGCACGACGGCTGCGGACGTTGGCCTCGCGGCTTCGACGCTGACGCTGACGGTGAACCGGTCCACCGGCGCCGTTTCACTCAACAGCCCGACGGCCCTCACCAACGTCGTCGGCTACGAAATCCGCTCGAACGACGGAGCGCTGCGACCGAATCAATGGACCACCGTCACAGGGCACTACGACAGCCCCGGCAACGGCGGCAACGGCTCGGTCGATTCCAATGACCCATGGACCGTTCTTTCGACCGATCCGACCAATACCACCACCCTCGCCGAGTTCTCGTTCAGCGTCGCACCCGGCGACGGCGGCACGATTGGCGCGGCTGCCGTCAATCTCGGAACGATTTGGGCGCGGTCCCCGTTCGAAGATCTCTCCGCCACGGTGATTGTCGATCAAGGCGGCACGCAAAAACACATCGGCGCCACCGTCGTCTACACCGGAACTGGGCCCGCGTTCGGCGACCTCAACGGCGACGGTAACCTCAACGCAGCCGACTGGACGCTGTTCAAGTCAGGGCAGGGCGCCGTCAACGGAACGCTCACGCCGCTGGCCGCTTACCGCAAAGGCGACTTGAACGGCGACTTCAGCCACACGCTCCAAGATTTCGATCTGTTTGCTGAAGCCTACGACCTGGTGAATGGCGCAGGCGCCTTCACCGCGATGGTCGCCAGCGTGCCGGAACCGAGCTCGTTCGTCCTGGTGCTCGCCGGCCTTGCCGCCTGCGTGGCGAGCCGCCGGCGCAAAGTCGCCGTCGTTGCCGCGTCGCTGGTCGTGTTTGCAGCCGTGGGCGCCGCATCGAACGAAGCTCACGCTGTGATTCTAGCTTCAGACGATTTCAGTGCCGAAGGCTCGGGCACGGATTGGGCAGCCGGCGACAACTGGGACAACGTCACCGGCGGCGTCGCCGACACGCAGTTCGCCAACGCAAAGTTCCGCGCCTTCGCCACGCCGATTGCCCCGTACGACTACAACAAGCTATACGTTGCCTTCGACTTCAAATTGACGTCCGGCGCTCAGTGGGGCGGGCTCGCCTTCTTCACTGGCCCCACCGGCGGGAACGAAACGCTCTTCGTCGGCGATCCTGGCCAGTACAACGCCTACGGCGTCGACCTCAAGCAAGGCCAAGTCTTGCCGGCCAATCCGTTGCCGGCCGGCGTCCCGGCCACCAACACGGCGTTCCATCGTTTGATTGTCGAACTCGATTTCGACAACGATTTGACGGCGCCCTTCGACGACAAGTACAGCTTCTGGGTCGACGGCTCCGACGTTAACGCGCCGACTTACACGACGACGATCCAGAACTCGCCGATTGCGGCGCCGTGGCAGTCGCTGCGTCTGCAATCCGCGGGCGGCGGAGAATGGTTCCAGGTCGATAACTTGCTGATCACCGACGATGCGAACCTCGTCTTCTCGCCGACGCTGAACCTGCTCGTCGACAAGACGACCGGCAACGCCACGATCCGCAACACGACCGGCACGCCGATTCCGATCAGCGCGTACTCGATCGAGAGCGCTGCGGGGATGCTCAACAGCGGCACGCTGGCGGGCGACTTCAATCAGAGCGGCGCCGTCGACGGCGCCGATTTCCTGGCTTGGCAGCGTCAATACCCCGCACTCGGCGCCACCGACTTGGCGGCCTGGAAAGCCAACTTCGGCGCCAGCGGCCCCGGCACGGGCGGTTGGTCGAGCCTTGCCGATCAGCATCCGGCCGGCTTCCCCGCCGGCAACGGTTCCGGCAATGGCTGGGAAGAAGGGGCCAACCCCAGCGCGACAGAACTGGCAGAGTATTACCTCACCGGACAATCGACGGTCGTCGCCGGCGCCAATCTCGGATTGGGCAAGGCGTATAGCGGCGGGGCGGCCGGAGCCCAAGACCTGCAGTTCATCTACCGCTCGAACGGCGAACTCAAAGTCGGCACGATCAGCTACACCGGCGGCGGCGCGGTGAGCGCCGTCCCGGAACCCGGCTGCTGTTGGTTGGCGGCGATGGGCGCGACTGCGATCGCGTGCCGCGTGCGTCGAGTTCGCGCTGCGTGA
- a CDS encoding sigma-70 family RNA polymerase sigma factor, which yields MKDLREPPPSTLFVQLFAKHQSGLHSFIGSLVPTKADADDVLQETSLALWKKWPDYDVTRDFFRWACGIAHIEVVRHRRKAATDRLWFNEELIEVLSFEMIENSDLFDMRRDALESCLKKLPQDDRNVLELRYQGGMSVEGVADSFGKTSRTIHRTFARIRRLLFQCITASIRNSSGLGA from the coding sequence ATGAAAGATCTACGCGAACCACCTCCGTCGACGTTGTTCGTGCAGCTGTTTGCGAAGCACCAGTCGGGGCTCCACTCGTTCATCGGCTCGTTGGTGCCGACCAAGGCCGACGCCGACGACGTGCTGCAAGAAACAAGTCTCGCGCTCTGGAAAAAGTGGCCCGACTACGACGTCACGCGCGACTTCTTTCGCTGGGCTTGCGGCATCGCCCACATCGAGGTCGTCCGCCATCGCCGCAAAGCGGCTACCGATCGCCTTTGGTTCAATGAGGAGCTGATCGAAGTCCTCTCGTTCGAAATGATCGAAAACAGCGATCTCTTCGATATGCGGAGAGACGCGCTCGAGTCTTGCCTCAAGAAACTGCCTCAAGATGATCGCAACGTGCTGGAGTTGCGCTATCAAGGCGGGATGAGCGTCGAAGGCGTCGCCGATTCTTTCGGCAAGACCAGCCGCACGATTCATCGGACGTTCGCTCGCATTCGCAGGCTCCTCTTCCAATGCATCACCGCCAGCATTCGCAATTCTTCGGGTTTGGGCGCCTAA